Proteins from one Ricinus communis isolate WT05 ecotype wild-type chromosome 9, ASM1957865v1, whole genome shotgun sequence genomic window:
- the LOC8268543 gene encoding uncharacterized protein LOC8268543, which yields MKFLLELVSCCGSCNSSHKDIAEESSDGSGSSSSRRSEETRSLMVQRATKTIVSRRKKKRGRVGTTSPTCSGPMVDWQPTLSSISEDKVPVTEERAVKRKGSTGRGGGRARSHDIAYDDRRNHFMAIPTFSPTPFMI from the exons ATGaagtttttattagaattgGTTTCTTGTTGTGGGTCTTGTAATAGTTCTCATAAGGATATTGCTGAAGAGTCCAGCGATGGAAGTggcagcagcagcagtagGCGTTCGGAGGAGACTCGCTCCCTGATGGTCCAGCGGGCCACAAAGACGATTGTGTCgagaaggaagaaaaagagaggtAGAGTCGGAACAACGTCTCCTACGTGCTCCGGTCCTATGGTTGATTGGCAGCCTACGCTTTCTTCGATATCAGAGGACAAAGTGCCGGTTACGGAGGAGAGAGCCGTGAAAAGGAAGGGTAGCACTGGCCGTGGTGGTGGTCGGGCAAGATCCCATGATATAGCTTACGATGATAG GCGAAATCACTTTATGGCTATTCCAACATTCTCTCCGACTCCATTCATGATCTAG